The following proteins come from a genomic window of Miscanthus floridulus cultivar M001 chromosome 2, ASM1932011v1, whole genome shotgun sequence:
- the LOC136540570 gene encoding uncharacterized protein, with the protein MRSLLPLLVAALVAVVAFPDGADAVWMPIANPGTLVVKQVGNFAVIVYSNAAPRKHLPLQLVNVVRGETQPVGNGITDYRLVLNVKNTDTGSTALYQCVVRGKPGSRSTTWVLRSFVPYTQAA; encoded by the coding sequence ATGAGGTCACTGCTCCCACTGCTCGTGGCCGCGCTCGTCGCCGTCGTCGCGTTCCCCGACGGGGCCGACGCGGTCTGGATGCCGATCGCCAACCCGGGGACCCTGGTGGTAAAGCAGGTGGGCAACTTCGCCGTGATCGTCTACAGCAACGCCGCCCCCCGCAAGCACCTGCCCCTGCAGTTGGTGAACGTGGTGCGAGGCGAGACCCAGCCGGTAGGGAACGGCATTACCGACTACCGGCTCGTGCTGAATGTGAAGAACACAGACACCGGGAGCACAGCGCTGTACCAGTGCGTCGTGCGGGGCAAGCCCGGGTCGCGATCCACGACATGGGTGCTACGCAGCTTCGTGCCATACACGCAGGCGGCATAG